The following coding sequences are from one Phenylobacterium glaciei window:
- a CDS encoding DUF2059 domain-containing protein, with protein sequence MRLSDIVSSALAATCLLMATPSAAAAAAPVAVAVAAPSPHALDLARRYVTAMHMDRTMQAMMSTVMPAVMDQAMKNARNKLPPEMQAEMSKIAGEVMTESMTRMVPKMVERLPQIYAETYSEAELEDIVKFYESASGQSALSKAPLIAARLMPIVGEMMPDMQADMLARLCARYPTACPAAGQKAAPSPKPS encoded by the coding sequence ACCCCCTCGGCCGCAGCCGCCGCGGCGCCCGTCGCCGTCGCCGTCGCCGCGCCGAGCCCGCACGCCCTCGACCTCGCCCGCCGCTACGTGACCGCCATGCACATGGACCGGACCATGCAGGCGATGATGTCGACGGTGATGCCGGCCGTCATGGACCAGGCGATGAAGAACGCCAGGAACAAGCTTCCGCCGGAGATGCAGGCGGAGATGTCCAAGATCGCAGGTGAGGTCATGACCGAGTCGATGACCCGTATGGTTCCCAAGATGGTCGAGCGGCTGCCGCAGATCTACGCCGAGACCTATTCCGAGGCGGAGCTTGAAGACATCGTCAAATTTTATGAGAGCGCCAGCGGCCAGTCGGCGCTTTCGAAAGCGCCCCTGATCGCGGCGCGGCTGATGCCTATCGTCGGTGAAATGATGCCTGATATGCAGGCCGACATGCTGGCGCGGCTTTGCGCGCGCTATCCCACGGCCTGCCCCGCGGCCGGGCAGAAGGCGGCGCCTTCCCCCAAGCCGTCCTAG
- a CDS encoding phosphoribosylaminoimidazolesuccinocarboxamide synthase, whose translation MKPTLPARADQILADAKFPELPNHYRGKVRDTYDLGDGRMVIISSDRLSAFDSILAVIPYKGQVLTQTARFWFDATADICPNHVLAYPDPNVVVGTRLDILPVEIVVRGYLAGTTGTSILTLYKKGAREMYGHRLPDGLADNQKLPTPIITPTSKAYDGEHDAPLTPAEIVEQGLLSALQWETLSRYALALFDRGQEMAAARGLILVDTKYEFGVDTNGQIILADEIHTPDSSRYWFAETYADKFAKGERPDSFDKDFVRAWVAARCDPYKDQIPEIPAEMIDETARVYIQAFETITGRAFEVETGGEPILTRIRKNLAVYIPA comes from the coding sequence ATGAAACCGACGCTGCCCGCGCGCGCCGACCAGATCCTGGCCGACGCCAAGTTTCCCGAACTTCCCAACCACTATCGGGGCAAGGTGCGCGACACCTACGACCTGGGCGACGGGCGGATGGTGATTATCTCCAGCGACCGGCTGTCGGCCTTCGACTCCATCCTGGCGGTGATCCCCTACAAGGGTCAGGTCCTGACCCAGACGGCGCGGTTCTGGTTCGACGCCACCGCCGACATCTGCCCCAACCACGTCCTGGCCTATCCGGACCCCAACGTCGTGGTGGGCACGCGGCTGGACATTCTGCCGGTGGAGATCGTCGTGCGCGGCTATCTGGCCGGAACCACCGGGACCTCGATCCTGACGCTCTACAAGAAGGGCGCGCGGGAGATGTACGGCCACAGGCTGCCCGACGGCCTGGCCGACAACCAGAAGCTCCCGACCCCGATCATCACCCCCACCTCCAAGGCCTATGACGGCGAGCACGACGCGCCGCTGACGCCCGCCGAGATCGTCGAGCAGGGGCTGCTCAGCGCCCTGCAGTGGGAGACGCTCTCCAGGTACGCCTTGGCCCTCTTCGACCGCGGTCAGGAGATGGCGGCGGCGCGCGGCCTGATCCTGGTGGACACCAAGTACGAGTTCGGCGTCGACACGAACGGCCAGATCATCCTGGCCGACGAGATCCACACTCCTGACTCCAGCCGCTACTGGTTCGCAGAAACCTATGCGGACAAGTTCGCCAAGGGCGAGCGGCCCGACAGCTTCGACAAGGACTTCGTGCGCGCCTGGGTCGCCGCCCGCTGCGACCCCTACAAGGACCAGATCCCGGAGATCCCCGCCGAGATGATCGACGAGACGGCGCGGGTCTACATCCAGGCTTTCGAGACCATCACGGGGCGCGCGTTCGAAGTCGAGACCGGCGGCGAGCCGATCCTGACGCGCATCCGCAAGAACCTCGCGGTCTATATTCCGGCCTAG
- a CDS encoding peroxiredoxin, whose protein sequence is MNRLIALAVLAATAAATPALADLAVGSKAPDFTAPAYLAGKPFTFNMTAARKKGPVVMYFFPSAYTGGCNLEAHLFSEAADDFKAQGATLIGITAGKVERLAEFSADTATCGGKFPVAADPGAKIAKSYDSPMKMAGIKAPVDLSARTSYVIAPDGTVLLAYDNLKADDHVNQTLGALKAWKAKQKK, encoded by the coding sequence ATGAATCGCCTGATCGCCCTTGCCGTCCTGGCCGCCACCGCCGCCGCCACACCGGCGCTCGCCGACCTCGCCGTGGGCTCCAAGGCGCCCGACTTCACCGCCCCGGCCTATCTGGCGGGCAAGCCCTTCACCTTCAACATGACCGCGGCCCGCAAGAAGGGGCCTGTGGTGATGTACTTCTTCCCGTCGGCCTATACCGGCGGCTGCAACCTTGAGGCCCACCTGTTCTCCGAGGCGGCCGATGACTTCAAGGCCCAGGGCGCGACCCTGATCGGGATCACCGCCGGCAAGGTCGAACGCCTGGCCGAATTCTCCGCCGACACCGCCACCTGCGGCGGCAAGTTCCCCGTCGCCGCCGATCCGGGCGCCAAGATCGCCAAGTCGTACGACTCGCCGATGAAGATGGCCGGCATAAAGGCCCCGGTGGACCTCTCGGCCCGCACCTCCTACGTCATCGCGCCCGACGGCACGGTCCTGCTGGCCTACGACAACCTGAAGGCCGACGACCACGTCAACCAGACCCTCGGCGCCCTGAAGGCCTGGAAGGCCAAGCAGAAGAAGTAG